Proteins encoded in a region of the Thermoanaerobaculia bacterium genome:
- the deoC gene encoding deoxyribose-phosphate aldolase: MTGTTRAADSLPARAFAAIAVLDLTSLRGEDTEESVAALCRRAAAPAPGAPSAAAVCILPRFVHAARRALDGSAVRLASVAGDFPSGRAPLPEKLEEVRRARGEGADEIDAPIDRGAFRRGDERRVADEIAAIREACAGATLKVILETGELGSADDVRRAAGIAIAAGADFVKSSTGTIPAGATPETIRILLETARDAEERLRRRVGVKASGGIRRRADAFAYLDLARRVRGPDGAGADRFRIGASSLLDDLVAASSEGAG; this comes from the coding sequence ATGACCGGGACGACCCGGGCGGCGGACTCCCTCCCCGCGCGCGCCTTCGCCGCGATCGCGGTCCTGGACCTCACGTCGCTCCGCGGGGAAGACACAGAGGAATCCGTCGCCGCGCTCTGCCGCCGCGCGGCGGCCCCGGCGCCGGGCGCTCCTTCGGCGGCCGCCGTCTGCATCCTCCCGCGATTCGTCCACGCCGCGCGGCGGGCGCTCGACGGGTCGGCCGTCCGCCTCGCCTCCGTCGCGGGCGACTTCCCCTCCGGCCGCGCGCCGCTTCCCGAAAAGCTCGAGGAAGTCCGGCGCGCGCGGGGCGAAGGCGCGGACGAGATCGACGCGCCGATCGATCGCGGGGCGTTCCGCCGCGGGGACGAGCGCCGCGTCGCCGACGAGATCGCCGCCATCCGGGAAGCCTGCGCCGGCGCCACGCTGAAGGTGATCCTCGAAACGGGAGAGCTCGGGTCCGCGGACGACGTCCGGCGGGCCGCCGGGATCGCGATCGCGGCCGGCGCCGACTTCGTCAAGTCCTCGACGGGGACGATTCCCGCGGGCGCCACGCCGGAGACGATCCGCATTCTCCTCGAGACCGCGCGCGACGCGGAGGAGCGCCTGCGGCGGCGCGTCGGGGTCAAGGCGTCCGGCGGGATAAGGCGGCGGGCGGACGCCTTCGCCTATCTCGACCTCGCGAGGCGGGTCCGGGGTCCGGACGGAGCCGGCGCGGACCGGTTCCGGATCGGCGCGTCGTCGCTGCTCGACGATCTCGTCGCGGCGTCGTCCGAAGGCGCCGGATGA